Genomic DNA from Thermomicrobiales bacterium:
ACGACTTCTATGACTACGAAGATAAGTACGTTGACGATTCTTCGCAGCTTCTCATTCCCGCGCCGATCCCGGACGAGGTGTCCGAAGAAGTGCGCGGGTTGGCTGTTCGTGCGTTCAAAATGCTGGACTGCGCCGGTATGGCTCGCGTCGATTTCTTCCTCGAACGCGACACCATGCGGGTCCTGCTGAACGAGGTCAACACGATCCCCGGCTTTACCGGCATCAGCATGTACCCAAAGCTCTGGGAGGCGACCGGCGTGCCGATAGCGGATCTGGTGCGGCAGCTGGTTGATCTGGCAATCGAGCGCCATGAGGAGCAACGGGGTGGCGGTGCCTGAGCCGCAGCCTGCTGCGGCGATGCCCGGCGCACCGGTGCGTGAGCGCAGTCCGCAGCGCATCGGCATGTTGCGCAGTGGTCGGATTCCGGCTGCGGTCATCGTTGTCGCCTGCGGCATCCTGCTGTATGGCTTTCTGCTGTCGGGTGACTTCCTGGTGGCGTCGGTCGTGGTGCGCGGCGTGGAGCTGGGTGATCCGGCCGAGGTCGCGACGACTGCGGATGCCATCGGTGAGCCGATCTTCAGCATTGATGCCGGGGCGGCGGCGGACCGTGTTGCGCTGCTGCCGTATGTTGAGCACGTCAGCGTCCGGACGAGCTTTCCAGACAAGGTCACGATTGCCGTTATCGAACGCCAGCCGGTCGTCGCCTGGAAGACAGGCGACAGCATCGCGCTGATCGATCAGCGCGGTCATGTCCTGACCGACAGTCGACCGCTCCCCGATGGTTTGCCCAGCGTCATCAACGAGCTGGAAGCACCGAGCGTGGGGCAGACGCTCGATCCAGCGATTGTCGCGTCCGTCATTGCCGCTGCCGATACGCTTGGTGAGGTTGCCGATGCGTTGCGCTGGACGACCGACGACGGCCTGGTCGCTGCCTTGCGCGACGATCGCCAGGTCATCTTCGGCTCGCCGGATCGTATGCCGATGAAGCTCGCCGTCTATCAGACCGTTGCAGCCGGTGGGTCGGTCTGGGAAGTCCTGGACTTGCGCGAACCGGACCGTCCGTACTATAAGTAGGGACAGTGTACGTACAGTGTGGTACGATGGTATCAGGCGGCTCTGTACGAGGAATGGTGATGGGCATCATCGTCATGTGACGAAGGGAACGCATTTGCCCGTGCCGCGAAACGAGGAACGACCGGAGTAGCAGCCGTGCCTGACCAGTTTATCGTCGGTATCGACATCGGCTCGAGCAAGCTCTGCTCGGCCGTGGCGCTCCGCGATCCGGAGGGCGGGGTGCGGTACGTCGGCCATGGCAGTACCGCGTCCGGTGGATTGCGTGCCGGTGAAGTATCCGACCCCGAGTCCCTTGGCGCAGCATTGCGTCGCGCCGTTGAAGAGGCGCGCTATCTCATTGGCGTCAATGTTGAGGATGTCGTCGCAACGATTGCTGGCGCTCGCATCCAGACGCTTGAGCGCATGGGCGGCGTCGACATCGACGGCAGCCGACCAGTTGCGGCACGCGATATTCGGCGTGCGCTGGACGATGCGCGCGGTCGTGATCCGGACGGCATGGCGACGATCCATCGGGTCGTGCGCGCGTTTGCTGTTGATGGCGAGCCGGTTGACGATCCGTCTGGACGCTACGGTCGGCGGCTGGATGTCTGGACGCGCGACTTCGCGGTGCAGACCGTAATCACCGAGGGGCTGCGTCGAGCTGCAGATCTCGCTGGCATTCGCGTGCATACGCTCGTGCCGACTGGCGTTGCTGTTGCCGCCGCCGTGACATCCCAGACGGAGCGTGACGCCGGGATCGCCGTCGTCGATATCGGCAGCGCGACGACGGATATTGCTGCCTATCTCGGTGGTGAGCTGCAGCACCTGGTCTCGTTCCCGCTCGGTGGCCACCACATCACCGCCGATGTTGCCTCGATTCTGGAGATCCCGATTGAGGAGGCCGACCGGCTGAAGATTGAGCACGGCGCGATCAGCGAAGACGTTGACGAAGAGCTGATCGACTGGTCGCCGCGCACGATCGCCGCGCTGCAACGGCAGGCGAAGTACGGCAATCTGCCTGGCTCAGCGGTGCGGTCGATCACTGCCGCCCGGACGGTGCAGATCATCGATCAGGTCAAGGCGACGCTCGACGATCTGGACGACACACGGCGCTTGCGGGCCGGTGTTGTGCTGACCGGCGGTACGGCGCAGTTGACCGGCATCGTCGATATCACGCGGGCGATTATGGGGACGGCCGTGCGTGAGGGGCACGTGCTCCCGGGTGGCGGCTTCCCCAGTATTGGGGATCCCGGCGTCAGCTCTGCGGTCGGCCTGATCCGCTACGTGACTGGCAGATCGGTAGGGATGTCGCCGACGCGGCAACGGAGCCCGGCGACGGCCGGCATCGTGCATCCGCTGGTAATGAATCCGCTCGCTGGAGGCGCTACAATTGACGTAACGCGCCGACAGCGAACACGGCAACCGAACCAGCGGGGCTGGGGCACGATTGTGAAGGGCTGGGTGCGAGAGTTTATTCCGGTCAGTCCGGCCGACTAACACCACATCAAGCCGGCGCCAGGTGCGCCAACTGGATTGTGACCTGACCGAATGCGGCAGGGTAGCCCGGAGGGAAAGCGCATGTTTGACGGGCACGAGGACGAATACGCAGCGAATTTCGCGAGGATTAAGGTTGTAGGCGTCGGCGGCGGTGGTGGCAACGCCGTTAACCGCATGATCGAATCCGCAGTTGATGGCGTCGAGTTCGTCGCGATTAACACCGACGCGCAGATGCTGATCAACTCCAACGCGCCGATCACGCTGCGCATTGGCGACAAGCTCACGAAGGGGCTTGGCGCTGGCGGGCGGCCTGAGGTCGGCGAGCGCGCAGCCGAAGAGAGCATGGAGACGCTGGCCGAGGTCATTCGCGGCGCAGACATGGTCTTCATCACCGCCGGTATGGGCGGTGGCACCGGTAGTGGCGCATCACCGATCGTAGCCAAACTCGCTCGCGAGTCCGGCGCACTGACGGTTGGCGTCGTGACCAAGCCGTTCGACTTCGAGGGTGCGAAGCGCCGTCGGGTCGCGGATGAGTCGATCGCTACGCTGCGCGAGCATGTCGATGCGTTGATCACGATTCCGAACCAGCGCCTGATGCAGATGGTCGATCCGAAGACGCCCTTCTCGGAAGCCTTCCGCATCGCCGATGACGTGCTGCGGCAAGGTATCCAGGGCATCTCCGACCTGATCGTGAAGCCGGGCATGATTAACCTCGACTTCGCCGACGTCAAGACGATCATGCGTGACGCGGGTTCGGCGCTGATGGCGATCGGCCACGGCGGCGGTGACAGCCGCACCACCGATGCTGCCCGGATGGCGATCGAGAGCCCGCTGCTGGAGATGAGCATCGACGGCGCAACCGGCGTGCTCTACAACATCGCCGCCAGCAGTGACCTGACGATCTCCGAGGTTGGCGAGGCGGCCGAGATCATCCGGCAGGCAGCAGACGACGACGCCGAAATCATCTTCGGTACGTCGATCGACGAGTCGCTAGGCCGCGATGTGACGATTACACTGATCGCGACCGGCTTCCAGGGAGCGCGACCGACGCGCCAGCGACCGCGCGAGGAGCGTTCCGAGCGCCGCTCGCAGCGAGCTCTGGAAGGCAGCGCGCCGCCACGAACGCCGGTGCTGCCGGACGACGAGTGGGCCGAGCCTGCTATTCTGCGATTCCTGCGCGAGCGCCAGTAGGCTCGTTCGCGCGACGACGCGATGATATGAAGCGGACTGGAGCGTGGCGATGATTGAGATCGCGATGATCTGGTTCGCTTCTTTCGTTATTCCCGGCGAGGGGGAGCAATGAAGTGTCCGTTCTGTGGCAAACCGGACTCGCGCGTTGTCGATTCACGCGATGTACGCGAAGGCGAGTCCGTCCGCCGTCGCCGGGAATGTGCTGTCTGCGGTCGGCGCTTCACGACCTACGAGAAGGTCGAGGCGCGCGAGTTGATCGTCGTCAAGCGCGACGGTCGCCGCGAGCCGTTTTCTCCACGTAAGCTCACCGACAAGCTGCTGATCGCGCTAACTAAGCGGCCAGTGCCGATGGAGTCGGTCGAGAGCATCGTCCGCGAGATCGAGACCGAGCTGCTCGACCGGAATGTCAGCGAGGTGTCGAGCACCGACATTGGCGAGCTGGTTCTGGCCAAGCTCAAGGAGCTCGACCACATCGCCTACATCCGCTTCGCCTCGGTCTACCGCGAGTTCCGCGACCTCGATGACTGGCGGCGCGAGATGGCGTCGCTCGACACGGCACGTGGGGCGGTGGATGAGTCGGCCTGACGGCCGACGCGCCCACGGCGGCCCGATAGGCAGTCGGATTGGGCACGACCGCCGCATCCATTCCCCAAATTCCTGATTCCCGATCCTATACGGATCAAGGAATCGGGAACTCAGGAACTTGGGGAACGACGCGATCCCGTGGTGCCGGACGACATCCCGGGTCGGTAGCCAACCTTTTGTCCTGTCATCTCGAGGCCGCAGCCGAGAGATCTCCCCCGGCCTCATACCGACGAGCGCAGCCTCGCCCCTGCCCCTTCCTCTGTCATCCTGAACGAAGTGAAGGATCCGCTCATCCCCGTCTGACAGCCTCAAACGAGTGGGAGATCTTTCGCTGCCGGGTGCCCTCCGGGCGACAGATGACAGGACAAATTGGTGGCTGCCGCCTTCAACGATCGGACAATCTGACGTTGACGACCCACTGAACGGAGTGAACGATCCGTTCCCCCGTCCGACCGCCGGGAGACTTCTCGCGTGCGCACTCGAAATGACAGGAAGCGGGGGCTGGTGCATAGCCGAAACGCAGCACCTACGAACTGGCTCATGCTCCTGAATGCCAGAATTCCCGATTTCTTGATTCCTATAGGATCGGGAATCAGGAATTTGCGTTTGTCAGTATTGGCGTCGCTGTGTCCGCGACCGTGTAGGATGTGGCGAAGAATCGGCCCTGCAGGAGGATGATGGTGGCTGGCGAACCGCTGAATGCATTGCACATCACGCGCACCGGACTCGCGCCGACGAAGGTTGAAGGTGGCTGGATCGAGATCGACAGGTCGATGTTCGCGGCAGCCGACGTTGTTGGTGGACAGATCAGGGTGCCCAACGGTTGGGATGTCGAGACGCTTGGTGATGGCACGTGGGGCATTCGGCCGACGCGCCTGCACGTGCGGCGGGGCGCTGACGTTGTGCTTGTAGATGCCGATGGCGTGACGCGGGATTCCATCCGCGTGCCTGTCACCTACAACCTGCGCAGCTCGTTTGAGATCAAGCGCCATGCGTTTGGCAAGCCGAATAGCGCCGCTGCACTCGGCACGATCGATCCAGACCGCCGAATCTTTGACGCGACCTATGCCTCGATGCCGCAGGCCCTGAAGAACATCCTGTTTCGTGGTCTCTATTCCGACATCGTCTTCATTCGTCCGGGCGCGCGGACGGGCGGGTTATGTACCGGCATGGCGCGCTGGGCGATTGCGCGTGGGCTGGGTCGCGAGCCGGAGCCGGTGAATGAGGCGGTTGCGCTGGAGCGCATCGTCGTCTTCCATGGGCGACAACTGTTCGATCGCGCGCTACTGGCGGCGGCGGGCTGGTTCTTCCGCGCCTCGCCGCGGGCGGCGTTCTATGCGGTGCGCGACGATCTGCTGCGCAGCGGCACGACGGACCGGGCGCTGGACATTGCGGTGCCGAAGCCGTGGCGGCGCGACGTGCTGCAAGCAGTCGTCGAGCAGGGCCATACGGTCGTTCCGTATCACCTTGTCCAGGAGAGCGATGACTATGGCTGGATCGCGGTCTACGATCCGAACCGGCCCGATCTGATCGATTCTGACGAGCCACGGATGATCGAATTCGACCTGCGTCGGGATCGCTATGCCTATGGCACGAAGGTGTCGTTCGATCAGGACAACGTCGGGATCGTCGCTGTCCGGCAGGATGTCTATATGGGGAAGCGATCGGCAGTTCTGGCGACGATTGGCTCGGCGCTAAAGTCGTTGCTGCGGGTGGGCGGCCGGCGAGACGGATGACGAAGATGCTGCCCGGACGAGCTCGTCCGGGCAGCAGTGCATCCGATGTGGTGCAGAAACGATCCTAGAGGTGCGGCTCGACCTTCTCGAGAATGCGTGGCTTCGGATAGGCACCGATGATCTTCTCGACCGGCTGGCCGTTCTTGTAGAGAATCATGGTCGGGATCGAGCTGATACCCAGCTGGGCCGCCATCTGGTTGTTCTCGTCAATGTTGACCTTGGCGATCTTCAGCTTGCCATCCTTCTCGGTCGCGATCTCTTCGAGAATCGGACCAACGATGCGGCAGGGGCCGCACCAGGATGCCCAGAAGTCGACAAGAACCGGCGTATCGGCGTTGATCACCTCTGTGTCGAACGTGGCATCGGTGACATCAACGGGCTTGGACATGAAATCAATCCTCCTGGTAATCTGATAGAGCGTCGCATGGGCGCTCAATGTATTCTAACGCAGCCCGGTTGTCAGCATTCCCAATAGCCCAATTGCTATACTCGCGTACTATGAGCGCCTCCTCGCGCGTTGGATTTGACGCGCTCTTCTTTGAGCAGCCAATGACCGGCGCTGGGCAGTACGCCACGCATCTGTGGCGGGCGCTGCGTGACATCCCCGGCGGCATTGAGCCAGTGCTCCTCGCGCCTTCTGACTGCGACCTCTCCGCACATACGATGCCGAGCGATGCAGTCGTCCGCGGGGCAATGCCGCGGCCTCGACTTCCTGGCAAGGCGCGCAAGCTGCTCTGGGAGCAGGTGGGCTTGCCATCTGCGACGCGGCAGGCGGATGTGCGGCTCGTGCATGTGCCGTATTTCTCCGCACCAATGCTGCAGCGAGTGCCGTATGTCGTGACTGTCCATGACGTGATTCCGCTCGTGTTGCCGGAATACGCCGGCTCGCGCCAGATGCGTAGCTACACGCGCCTGGTCAGCCGCGCGGTGCGCAATGCGGCGCTGATCCTGACCGACTCCGCCTATTCCAAATCCGACATCAGCGACCATCTGGGGATTGATCCCGAACGCATCCGCGTGACGCTGCTTGCCGCGCACGATGACATGCGTCCGGCGCAGACAGCCGCAGAGCAGGCGTCGGTCGATGAGGCGCTGACGCGGCTCGGTATTCGGCGGCCGTTCGTGCTGAACGTCGGCGGCTACGACATCCGCAAGCGTCTGCCGGAGCTTGTCAGAGGATTCGCGCGCGCGCTACCGTCGCTGCCGAGTGACTGCTCGCTCGTCATCACCGGCCGACCGCACACCGCAAATGCGCGTCTCAATCCGCCGCTGGACGGTCTGATTCGCGACCTGAGCCTGACCGACAGGGTGATTCAGACCGGCTTCGTCAGCGAGTCGGATAAGATCAACCTGTATCGCGCGTGTCATGTCTTCGCGTTCGTGTCTGCGTACGAGGGGTTCGGCCTCAATCCGCTGGAGGCGATGGCCTGTGGCGCACCGGTCATCTGCTCACGGATGACGAGCCTGCCGGAGGTTGTCGGCAACGCTGGATTGTTGATTGATCCGGAGTCGGAGGCGATCGGACGGGCGTTGATCACGGTGTTTGCCGACCCGGCGTTGCGCGCGGATCTGGCGGCGCGGTCGCTGCGGCAAGCGGCGAAGTTCTCGTGGGGGCGGACGGCCGCCCAGACAGTTGAGGCGTATCGCGAGGTTCTGGACGGGGGTAGCCAGTGCGCGTCCTGATGCTGTCCAAGGCGCTTGTCACCGGCGTGTATCAGAAGAAGCTGGAGGAGATGGCGACTGCGCCGGATCTGGAGCTACTGGTCGTCGTACCGCCGAAGTGGATCGAGGGGCGGGTCGGCACGCTGGAGCTGGATCGGCTGTTCACGACCGGATACGAGCTTGAGGTGCAGCGGATGAGATTCAACGGGCGCCATCATCTGCACTACTACCCGGATCTGAGTAAGGTCGTCGAGCGCTTTCAGCCGGAGCTGGTTCACATCGATGAGGAGCCGTACAACTTCGTTGCTGCGCAGGCGACGCGGCTGGCCAAACGGGCCGGTGCGAAGACGATCTTCTTCACCTGGCAGAATCTCTACCGTCGCTACCCACCGCCATTTCGGCTGTTCGAGCTGTACGCCTATCGCAACGCCGACGCTGCCATTGCCGGTAACGCCGACGCCGTTGATGTGCTGCGACGCAAGGGCTTTCGCAAGCCGGTCAAGATCATCCCGCAATTCGGCGTGGATCCGGACATCTTCTCGCCGCCGACCACGCCGCCGCCGAGTGATCAGCCGATCACGATCGGATACTACGGTCGGCTAGTGCCGGAGAAGGGCGTCGACACGCTGATCGACGCGATCGCGCTGCTGCCGCAGCATCCGCAACTCGTCATCGTCGGGGCCGGCGAGAGCCTGAACGACTTGAAGGAAAGAGCAGTGCAGCGCGGACTCGGGGACAGGGTGACGTTTCGCGGCACGATGCCGAGCGCGCAGATACCCGCATTCCTCCATGAGCTGGATATCGTTGTTGTTCCGTCGCTCACCAGGCCGAACTGGAAGGAACAGTTTGGGCGCGTCATCATCGAGGCGATGTCGTGCGGCGTGGCCGTCGTTGGCTCCGACTCTGGTGAGATTCCGAATGTCGTCGGCGATGCCGGGCTGATCTTCCCTGAGGGGGATGTCGCGGCGCTGACGACGCAGCTGGGACGCTTGCTCGCTGATCCCGCACTGCTCTCGCACTACTCCAGCGCCGGACGGCAGCGCGTGCTCGACAACTACACGCAACGGCAGGTCGCGGCGCGCACCGTCGCGCTCTATCGCGACGTACTGAAAGCCGGTATTCCGGAGCGCGATAGCGAGAATGCCGCCGATGCAGACGACATGTCGGGTGAATTAGCGCATGGCGAGTAAGGTCGAGCGCGAGGGGATGGACGCCTTGCGGTTGCTGCAGCCAGGGCCGCTGGCGCTGGTGACCAGTCGGTTTCGTTCGACTGACAACATCATGACGGCAGCCTGGCTCGCGCCACTGAGCTTCGATCCGCCGCTGGTTGGCGTCGCAATTCACTCCGGTCGGCTGACGCACGAGCTCGTCACTGGCAGCGAGTTCTTCGCGCTGAACATCCCGACGGCTGAGCTGCTCGTCGCAGTGCATCGCTGCGGAATGATGACTGGCCGCAATGGCGACAAGTTCGAGGCAGCCGGGTTGACGCCGGCAGATGCTCAGGCGATCGAATCACCACTCGTCGAGGAGTGCGTCGCGCACATCGAGTGCGGCGTCGTTGGCCGACACACGATTGGCGACCACGATCTGTTCATCGGCCAGCCACTGGCTGTGTCCGCTGCTGCCGAGGCGTTCGATGGACGCTGGTTGGTTGAAACCGACGCCGGTCAGGTACTGCACCACTTGCGCGCCGACTACTATGCGACGCTCTCACGCCCGTATCAGGCGCGGCTGGAGCTGGACGAGGAGTAGGTCGGGAGCCCGCTTACTCGGGGTCGTCGGGCGTATCGACGTTGTCGTCGATCTCGGTCGTTGTCTCCTCGTCCTCGATCGGCAGGAAGCCGAGAGCGAGCGACTGGGCAACGATGTCGCGGCGGACGAGGCGCTCGGCCTCGCGCAGCGTCTCGCGGATCGGATGTGTCGGGTCGACGTGCGACAACATCTCCCGCACCTGGCGCATCAGGTCGATCGTCTTGTTGA
This window encodes:
- a CDS encoding FtsQ-type POTRA domain-containing protein; translation: MAVPEPQPAAAMPGAPVRERSPQRIGMLRSGRIPAAVIVVACGILLYGFLLSGDFLVASVVVRGVELGDPAEVATTADAIGEPIFSIDAGAAADRVALLPYVEHVSVRTSFPDKVTIAVIERQPVVAWKTGDSIALIDQRGHVLTDSRPLPDGLPSVINELEAPSVGQTLDPAIVASVIAAADTLGEVADALRWTTDDGLVAALRDDRQVIFGSPDRMPMKLAVYQTVAAGGSVWEVLDLREPDRPYYK
- the ftsA gene encoding cell division protein FtsA: MPDQFIVGIDIGSSKLCSAVALRDPEGGVRYVGHGSTASGGLRAGEVSDPESLGAALRRAVEEARYLIGVNVEDVVATIAGARIQTLERMGGVDIDGSRPVAARDIRRALDDARGRDPDGMATIHRVVRAFAVDGEPVDDPSGRYGRRLDVWTRDFAVQTVITEGLRRAADLAGIRVHTLVPTGVAVAAAVTSQTERDAGIAVVDIGSATTDIAAYLGGELQHLVSFPLGGHHITADVASILEIPIEEADRLKIEHGAISEDVDEELIDWSPRTIAALQRQAKYGNLPGSAVRSITAARTVQIIDQVKATLDDLDDTRRLRAGVVLTGGTAQLTGIVDITRAIMGTAVREGHVLPGGGFPSIGDPGVSSAVGLIRYVTGRSVGMSPTRQRSPATAGIVHPLVMNPLAGGATIDVTRRQRTRQPNQRGWGTIVKGWVREFIPVSPAD
- the ftsZ gene encoding cell division protein FtsZ, giving the protein MFDGHEDEYAANFARIKVVGVGGGGGNAVNRMIESAVDGVEFVAINTDAQMLINSNAPITLRIGDKLTKGLGAGGRPEVGERAAEESMETLAEVIRGADMVFITAGMGGGTGSGASPIVAKLARESGALTVGVVTKPFDFEGAKRRRVADESIATLREHVDALITIPNQRLMQMVDPKTPFSEAFRIADDVLRQGIQGISDLIVKPGMINLDFADVKTIMRDAGSALMAIGHGGGDSRTTDAARMAIESPLLEMSIDGATGVLYNIAASSDLTISEVGEAAEIIRQAADDDAEIIFGTSIDESLGRDVTITLIATGFQGARPTRQRPREERSERRSQRALEGSAPPRTPVLPDDEWAEPAILRFLRERQ
- the nrdR gene encoding transcriptional regulator NrdR encodes the protein MKCPFCGKPDSRVVDSRDVREGESVRRRRECAVCGRRFTTYEKVEARELIVVKRDGRREPFSPRKLTDKLLIALTKRPVPMESVESIVREIETELLDRNVSEVSSTDIGELVLAKLKELDHIAYIRFASVYREFRDLDDWRREMASLDTARGAVDESA
- the trxA gene encoding thioredoxin — its product is MSKPVDVTDATFDTEVINADTPVLVDFWASWCGPCRIVGPILEEIATEKDGKLKIAKVNIDENNQMAAQLGISSIPTMILYKNGQPVEKIIGAYPKPRILEKVEPHL
- a CDS encoding glycosyltransferase family 4 protein; the protein is MSASSRVGFDALFFEQPMTGAGQYATHLWRALRDIPGGIEPVLLAPSDCDLSAHTMPSDAVVRGAMPRPRLPGKARKLLWEQVGLPSATRQADVRLVHVPYFSAPMLQRVPYVVTVHDVIPLVLPEYAGSRQMRSYTRLVSRAVRNAALILTDSAYSKSDISDHLGIDPERIRVTLLAAHDDMRPAQTAAEQASVDEALTRLGIRRPFVLNVGGYDIRKRLPELVRGFARALPSLPSDCSLVITGRPHTANARLNPPLDGLIRDLSLTDRVIQTGFVSESDKINLYRACHVFAFVSAYEGFGLNPLEAMACGAPVICSRMTSLPEVVGNAGLLIDPESEAIGRALITVFADPALRADLAARSLRQAAKFSWGRTAAQTVEAYREVLDGGSQCAS
- a CDS encoding glycosyltransferase family 4 protein, which translates into the protein MRVLMLSKALVTGVYQKKLEEMATAPDLELLVVVPPKWIEGRVGTLELDRLFTTGYELEVQRMRFNGRHHLHYYPDLSKVVERFQPELVHIDEEPYNFVAAQATRLAKRAGAKTIFFTWQNLYRRYPPPFRLFELYAYRNADAAIAGNADAVDVLRRKGFRKPVKIIPQFGVDPDIFSPPTTPPPSDQPITIGYYGRLVPEKGVDTLIDAIALLPQHPQLVIVGAGESLNDLKERAVQRGLGDRVTFRGTMPSAQIPAFLHELDIVVVPSLTRPNWKEQFGRVIIEAMSCGVAVVGSDSGEIPNVVGDAGLIFPEGDVAALTTQLGRLLADPALLSHYSSAGRQRVLDNYTQRQVAARTVALYRDVLKAGIPERDSENAADADDMSGELAHGE
- a CDS encoding flavin reductase family protein; this encodes MASKVEREGMDALRLLQPGPLALVTSRFRSTDNIMTAAWLAPLSFDPPLVGVAIHSGRLTHELVTGSEFFALNIPTAELLVAVHRCGMMTGRNGDKFEAAGLTPADAQAIESPLVEECVAHIECGVVGRHTIGDHDLFIGQPLAVSAAAEAFDGRWLVETDAGQVLHHLRADYYATLSRPYQARLELDEE